The following proteins are encoded in a genomic region of Amphiura filiformis chromosome 11, Afil_fr2py, whole genome shotgun sequence:
- the LOC140163918 gene encoding NXPE family member 3-like, whose product MKQIRYVMFLLLAIGVLILYYTNVTVERNKSPKLLLWNHHKGPPPSVEIHHLPAPDWLKSYTSTSLTIPSLREAYPSAFEYKDIWTLPTKATTSSFKITNYRSKFSLCDTITVEIVARDVSNKIKSTGGDYFFANIYDFGSRASSPPDDDIVDHQNGTYTVKFTLRWAGTVKVTVFLVHPSEAVNSLRRVRDYFPARQIFIGKFKSNNQTTKTFCHVTTHMYVEYFENTSSIVEFCNFTDSKTGSPWYCIKPAGFPCSSYEQHSQTEKGAIPILHLMHLRERRLFERPVRLHSFGSNVFRVTSKGPAKSTCIPHKLPSCIMGSNNKGSAPTSGYYYKESWESFNCKLSHFAIREIKLCLQNRVVYFLGDSTIRQWFTYLAESFDNTKFGNRYVYNANYRMGDDVWRSKDNNITMHYHHHGFPNMIKWVNTTDMHYMANMIDKLPAHTGTIIFISIAAHFTITNLDFYRTRLLSVKQAIKRLQTRNADVPVFIKTANTRDMDLIDESNWFLDQINGVLREEMAGMNVTLIDVWDMTTCHWTMFHVHPSEEILKNEIDTALSYLCPSTLGSSANSDF is encoded by the exons atgaaacagatacgatatgtaatgtttttgctATTGGCAATCGGTGTTCTGATACTGTATTACACAAATGTCACCGTCGAAAGGAATAAATCG CCAAAACTTCTTCTGTGGAACCACCACAAAGGACCTCCACCCTCTGTAGAAATCCATCACCTCCCAGCACCAGATTGGCTGAAGTCCTACACCTCCACTAGTCTTACCATTCCATCTCTACGTGAGGCATATCCAAGTGCCTTTGAATACAAGGACATTTGGACGCTTCCAACCAAGGCTACTACGTCGTCCTTCAAGATTACCAACTATAGATCCAAATTCTCTCTGTGTGATACAATTACTGTTGAGATAGTAGCAAGAGATGTtagcaataaaataaaatcaacaggAGGGGACTATTTCTTCGCCAATATTTACGATTTTGGTTCTCGCGCAAGTTCTCCACCTGATGATGATATAGTAGATCATCAAAATGGAACTTACACGGTGAAGTTTACTCTTCGTTGGGCTGGAACCGTTAAAGTCACCGTCTTTTTGGTACATCCTAGTGAAGCTGTTAATTCATTACGACGCGTAAGAGACTATTTTCCCGCCAGACAGATATTCATCGgcaaatttaaatcaaacaatcAGACGACAAAGACATTTTGCCACGTGACTACGCACATGTATGTGGAATACTTTGAGAATACATCGAGCATTGTAGAATTTTGTAATTTTACCGATTCTAAGACAGGATCACCATGGTATTGTATAAAACCTGCGGGATTTCCTTGTTCTTCCTATGAACAACATTCACAAACAGAAAAAGGAGCGATACCAATATTACACTTGATGCATCTGCGTGAAAGACGTCTGTTTGAACG ACCTGTTCGACTGCACAGCTTTGGATCGAATGTCTTCCGAGTTACATCCAAAG GACCCGCAAAAAGCACATGTATTCCGCACAAATTACCAAGTTGCATCATGGGAAGCAACAACAAAGGAAGTGCACCAACCTCAGGATACTATTACAAAGAATCATGGGAATCCTTCAATTGCAAGCTATCCCACTTCGCAATTCGCGAGATAAAGCTTTGTTTACAAAACCGTGTTGTGTATTTTTTGGGAGATTCAACTATTCGGCAATGGTTTACATACCTTGCGGAGTCATTTGACAATACCAAATTTGGGAATAGATATGTGTATAATGCAAACTATAGAATGGGAGATGATGTATGGCGGAGTAAAGACAATAACATAACAATGCATTACCATCACCATGGTTTTCCCAATATGATCAAATGGGTTAATACAACAGATATGCATTACATGGCTAACATGATTGATAAACTCCCCGCTCATACCGGTACAATCATCTTCATATCTATCGCAGCACATTTTACCATTACAAATCTTGATTTTTACAGAACTAGACTTTTAAGCGTAAAACAAGCAATAAAAAGACTGCAAACTCGAAACGCGGATGTTCCAGTTtttataaaaacagcaaacacGCGTGATATGGATCTTATCGATGAAAGTAATTGGTTTTTAGATCAAATAAATGGTGTATTGAGAGAAGAAATGGCGGGAATGAATGTCACCCTTATTGATGTGTGGGATATGACAACTTGCCATTGGACTATGTTTCATGTTCATCCTAGTGAGGAAATATTGAAAAATGAAATTGATACAGCTTTGTCATATTTATGTCCATCAACATTGGGTTCTAGCGCCAATTCTGATTTTTGA